One window of the Janthinobacterium sp. PAMC25594 genome contains the following:
- a CDS encoding citrate synthase: MNNDLSAAEAARLLNVSLPTLYSYVSRGLLASVSNGQSRRKRYPREDVLRLAARKSDAKRGGQTAVAAMHWGLPVLETRISHILDGRLLYRGCDATALAESATLEAAASLLWDDKASDYFQQDAPALPPGLASAADATPLARAMLAMAVLTTVDMAHSLPSGPALMRILAAALLQTTPSALPLHLQLAQAWQADAEQTELLRAALVLLADHELNASTFAVRCVASTGASLPAALGAGLAALSGDKHGGGSAAARRMLTQALAAPDAGAAIVAYYKTVAPEFAGFGHPLYPDGDPRAAYLLGILSTLSLGHPHLAAILAVCAAADELLDARPNADLALAAMELAFGWPEGAGMSVFALARSAGWIAHAAEQAASAALIRPRARYIGRHQRD, translated from the coding sequence ATGAACAACGATCTGTCCGCTGCCGAGGCTGCGCGCCTCTTGAACGTCAGCCTGCCCACCCTGTATTCCTATGTGAGCCGGGGCTTGCTCGCTTCCGTCAGCAACGGGCAATCACGCCGCAAGCGCTATCCGCGGGAAGACGTGCTGCGCCTGGCGGCCCGCAAAAGCGATGCCAAGCGCGGTGGCCAGACGGCCGTGGCCGCCATGCACTGGGGCTTGCCCGTGCTGGAAACGCGGATTTCCCACATTCTCGACGGGCGATTGCTGTACCGGGGCTGCGATGCGACGGCGTTGGCCGAGTCCGCGACGCTGGAGGCGGCAGCCAGCCTGCTGTGGGACGATAAGGCGAGCGATTATTTTCAGCAGGACGCGCCTGCCCTGCCGCCAGGACTGGCCAGCGCGGCGGACGCCACGCCGCTGGCGCGCGCCATGCTGGCCATGGCCGTGCTGACGACAGTGGACATGGCGCACTCGCTGCCATCCGGCCCCGCCCTGATGCGCATCCTGGCCGCCGCCCTGCTGCAGACGACGCCGTCCGCCCTGCCGCTGCACCTGCAACTGGCCCAGGCGTGGCAAGCCGACGCGGAGCAAACGGAACTGCTGCGCGCGGCGCTGGTGCTGCTGGCCGACCATGAATTGAACGCGTCGACCTTTGCCGTGCGCTGCGTCGCCTCGACGGGCGCCAGCCTGCCCGCCGCATTGGGCGCGGGCTTGGCAGCCTTGTCTGGCGACAAGCATGGTGGCGGCAGCGCGGCGGCCCGGCGCATGTTGACGCAGGCGCTGGCCGCGCCGGACGCCGGGGCCGCCATCGTCGCCTATTACAAGACCGTCGCGCCCGAATTCGCCGGTTTTGGCCATCCGCTGTATCCCGACGGGGACCCGCGCGCCGCGTATTTGCTGGGAATCCTGTCGACGCTATCGCTTGGGCACCCGCATCTGGCCGCCATCCTGGCCGTTTGCGCGGCGGCGGACGAGCTGCTCGATGCGCGCCCGAATGCCGACCTGGCGCTGGCGGCCATGGAACTGGCGTTCGGCTGGCCCGAGGGTGCGGGCATGAGCGTGTTTGCGCTGGCCCGCTCGGCCGGCTGGATCGCGCATGCGGCCGAGCAAGCCGCCAGCGCAGCGCTGATACGACCCCGTGCCCG